The Haloplanus sp. CK5-1 genome contains a region encoding:
- a CDS encoding NADH-quinone oxidoreductase subunit N, whose product MAIAPTVLLGLTALVLLLVDSIDPDSTRPTALAAVSVGGSVATLAVAGWYLLAGTGQAGGAIELYGGSLVVDGLSLFFTVIVASVVAMVSLASHDYLRDRTYQAEFYSLVLLAATGMSLMASAGSLATVFVSLELASLPSYALVAFLKKNRGSVEAGLKYFLVGAVSSGVLVFGISLVYAATGSLLLSDVAAAIGDADDFVGIVGVGVVMIAGGFAFKTASVPFHFWAPEAYEGAPAPISAFLSSASKAAGFAVAFRVFAVAFPLETVVPMGIDWPLLFAVLAVVTMTLGNFAAATQENVKRMLAYSSVGHAGYALIGLAALSGGGPNGNVMGASMAHLLVYGFMNTGAFLFIAMAERWEIGRTFEDYQGLATRAPVACLAMTVFMFSLAGLPPFGGFLSKYALFYSAIEGGFWWLAAVGAINSALSLFYYSRVVKAMWIEDPVDGFDLGATPLGLYVAVLAAAVGTLVLLPAFGPVVETAQSAAAALFA is encoded by the coding sequence ATGGCCATCGCACCGACGGTGTTGCTCGGCCTGACGGCGCTCGTCTTGCTGTTGGTCGACAGCATCGACCCCGACTCGACGCGACCGACCGCGCTGGCGGCCGTCTCGGTCGGCGGGAGCGTCGCCACACTCGCCGTCGCCGGCTGGTACCTGCTCGCGGGCACCGGACAGGCCGGTGGTGCGATCGAACTGTACGGTGGCTCGCTCGTCGTCGACGGGTTGAGCCTCTTTTTCACCGTCATCGTCGCCAGCGTCGTCGCCATGGTGTCGCTGGCCAGTCACGACTACCTGCGGGACCGAACCTACCAGGCGGAGTTCTACTCCCTGGTGTTGCTCGCGGCGACGGGGATGAGCCTCATGGCCTCGGCAGGGTCGCTGGCGACGGTGTTCGTCAGCCTCGAACTCGCTTCGCTCCCCTCGTACGCGCTCGTCGCCTTCCTCAAGAAGAACCGGGGGAGCGTCGAGGCCGGGCTGAAGTACTTCCTCGTGGGCGCCGTCTCCTCGGGCGTTCTCGTCTTCGGTATCTCGCTCGTGTACGCCGCGACGGGGTCGCTGCTCCTGTCGGACGTGGCTGCCGCCATCGGCGACGCCGACGACTTCGTCGGTATCGTGGGGGTTGGGGTCGTGATGATCGCCGGCGGGTTCGCGTTCAAGACGGCCTCCGTCCCCTTCCACTTCTGGGCACCGGAGGCGTACGAGGGTGCGCCCGCACCGATCAGCGCCTTCCTCTCGTCGGCGTCGAAGGCCGCTGGCTTCGCCGTCGCCTTCCGTGTGTTCGCGGTCGCGTTCCCCCTCGAGACCGTCGTCCCGATGGGCATCGACTGGCCGCTGCTCTTTGCCGTCCTCGCCGTCGTCACGATGACGCTCGGCAACTTCGCGGCGGCGACCCAGGAGAACGTCAAGCGAATGTTGGCGTACTCCTCGGTCGGGCACGCGGGCTACGCGCTGATCGGCCTGGCGGCGCTCTCGGGCGGTGGACCGAACGGGAACGTGATGGGCGCGAGCATGGCCCACCTCTTGGTGTACGGCTTCATGAACACCGGGGCGTTCCTGTTCATCGCGATGGCCGAGCGCTGGGAGATCGGCCGGACCTTCGAGGACTATCAGGGCCTCGCGACGCGAGCGCCGGTCGCCTGCCTCGCGATGACGGTGTTCATGTTCTCGCTCGCTGGACTGCCACCCTTCGGTGGCTTCCTCTCGAAGTACGCCCTCTTCTACTCGGCCATCGAGGGCGGCTTCTGGTGGCTCGCCGCCGTCGGCGCGATCAACAGCGCGCTGTCGCTGTTCTACTACTCCCGCGTGGTGAAGGCGATGTGGATCGAGGACCCCGTCGACGGGTTCGACCTCGGTGCGACACCACTTGGCCTCTACGTCGCAGTGCTCGCCGCGGCCGTCGGGACGCTCGTGCTCCTCCCGGCGTTCGGGCCGGTCGTCGAGACGGCACAGAGTGCGGCCGCAGCGCTGTTCGCGTAG
- a CDS encoding NuoM family protein, which translates to MIIEGLIAVTFAASMVVLLAPDRVAGRLAAALSLLPVAGSLYMWSRFDATGNALTGGDPAFETIVPWLELGGYTLNWHVGVDGIGLPLVVLTTILSTLAIVSAWTPIDDRQSQFYGLMLFMEANLLGVFTALDFFVWFIFWEAVLLPMYFLIGVWGGPRRKYAAIKFFVYTNIASLAMFIGFIALVFGLGDSVSSLDMPAIATALRAGELGSLHGIPAGTLRTVAFVAMFLGFAVKVPIVPFHTWLPDAHVEAPSPVSVMLAGVLLKMGTYALLRFNFTMLPETATQFVVPIALLAVVSVIYGAMLALAQQDLKRIVAYSSVSSMGYVILGLIAYTTYGVGGATFQMIAHGLISGLMFMSVGVMYNTTHTRMVGDMSGMADRMPVTAGIFVAGAFGYMGLPLMAGFAGEFFIFKGAFESTVHAAMPLFTAAAMFGIVIVAGYLLLAMQRTLFGSFRLETDYEVGPAALHETVPLAVLLVTIIVLGVAPDLFFGMIQDAVDPLLDFGGDLS; encoded by the coding sequence ATGATTATCGAAGGGTTGATCGCCGTGACCTTTGCCGCCTCGATGGTCGTCCTGCTCGCCCCCGACCGGGTGGCCGGACGCCTCGCGGCAGCGCTGAGTCTGCTCCCCGTCGCGGGGAGCCTCTACATGTGGAGTCGATTCGACGCGACCGGCAACGCCCTCACGGGCGGCGACCCCGCGTTCGAGACGATAGTTCCGTGGCTGGAACTCGGCGGCTACACGCTCAACTGGCACGTCGGCGTCGACGGTATCGGCCTCCCGCTGGTCGTGTTGACGACGATCCTCTCGACGCTCGCCATCGTGAGCGCGTGGACGCCGATCGACGACCGCCAGTCCCAGTTCTACGGACTGATGCTGTTCATGGAGGCGAACCTACTGGGCGTGTTCACCGCGCTCGACTTCTTCGTCTGGTTCATCTTCTGGGAGGCCGTCCTCCTGCCGATGTACTTCCTCATCGGCGTCTGGGGCGGCCCGCGCCGGAAGTACGCCGCGATCAAGTTCTTCGTCTACACGAACATCGCGTCGCTGGCGATGTTCATCGGCTTCATCGCCCTGGTCTTCGGCCTGGGTGACTCGGTGTCGTCGCTGGACATGCCAGCCATCGCGACCGCGCTCCGGGCTGGCGAACTCGGATCGCTACACGGTATCCCCGCCGGAACGCTCCGAACCGTCGCCTTCGTGGCGATGTTCCTCGGCTTCGCGGTGAAGGTTCCCATCGTCCCGTTCCACACGTGGCTCCCGGACGCCCACGTCGAGGCGCCGTCACCCGTGTCGGTGATGCTGGCGGGCGTCCTCCTGAAGATGGGGACCTACGCCCTGCTCCGGTTCAACTTCACGATGCTGCCCGAGACGGCGACGCAGTTCGTGGTTCCGATCGCACTGCTCGCCGTCGTGAGCGTCATCTACGGCGCGATGCTGGCGCTGGCCCAACAGGACCTCAAGCGCATCGTCGCCTACTCGTCCGTCTCGTCGATGGGCTACGTCATCCTCGGGTTGATCGCCTACACGACCTACGGGGTCGGCGGGGCGACCTTCCAGATGATCGCCCACGGCCTCATCTCGGGGCTGATGTTCATGTCGGTCGGCGTCATGTACAACACCACCCACACCCGGATGGTCGGGGACATGTCCGGCATGGCCGACCGGATGCCGGTCACCGCCGGCATCTTCGTCGCCGGTGCCTTCGGCTACATGGGGCTGCCCCTGATGGCCGGCTTCGCCGGCGAGTTCTTCATCTTCAAGGGCGCGTTCGAATCGACGGTCCACGCCGCCATGCCGCTCTTTACCGCGGCGGCCATGTTCGGCATCGTGATCGTCGCCGGCTACCTGCTGCTCGCGATGCAGCGGACGCTCTTTGGCTCGTTCCGCCTCGAAACCGACTACGAGGTCGGTCCGGCCGCGCTCCACGAGACGGTGCCGCTCGCGGTGTTGCTCGTGACGATCATCGTCCTCGGGGTCGCTCCCGACCTCTTCTTCGGGATGATCCAAGACGCGGTCGATCCGCTGCTCGACTTCGGAGGTGACCTCTCGTGA
- the nuoL gene encoding NADH-quinone oxidoreductase subunit L, with product MVGAFDYAPAIVLLPFLSFLVSLAGGKYLPKGGAFGGIAATAGSLVLSAWVFLTVSAGNAYNETLYTWAAGVGEGTTTLTFGLLLDPLAAMMLLIVSLVALLVHVFSLGYMNDEGETGLPRYYAGLGLFTASMLGFVVADNLLMAFMFFELVGLCSYLLIGFWFREEGPPSAAKKAFLVTRFGDYFFLVGVVAVFATFGTAKFAGEGAFPVIAEQVLAGSADVTTFGFAPQTWFTILGLLILGGVIGKSAQFPLHTWLPDAMEGPTPVSALIHAATMVAAGVYLVARMYGFYALSPTALGIVALVGGFTALFAATMGVVKREIKQVLAYSTISQYGYMMLGLGAGGYVAATFHLLTHAFFKALLFLGAGAVIIAMHHDEDMWNMGGLKERMPVTYYTFLSGSLALAGIVPFAGFWSKDEVLYEALIHGLDGSPLLLAGYAMGLVAVFFTGFYTFRMVFLTFHGEPRTDVARDPHGVRWNVKAPLVVLGILAATVGFVNMVPLHDLTGGFPPEYLHDWLAHGELSALTSEHYGELLHDYAGYSAADVASYVAGAVSLALALAGVLTAHVLYNVADPDEHTAKLGAIKTLWYNNYYQDEYQVWIAESVVLPLARLADKFDQGVIDGVVDLVSSVSLFAGSRIRRIQTGVVTNYAVLLTLGLTALLVVFGVLGGWFA from the coding sequence ATGGTCGGAGCGTTCGACTACGCGCCCGCCATCGTCCTCCTCCCCTTCCTATCTTTCCTCGTGTCGCTCGCGGGCGGGAAGTACCTCCCCAAGGGCGGCGCGTTCGGCGGTATCGCCGCCACCGCGGGCTCGCTGGTGCTGTCGGCGTGGGTCTTCCTGACCGTCAGCGCCGGCAACGCATACAACGAGACGCTGTACACGTGGGCCGCGGGCGTCGGCGAGGGGACGACGACACTCACGTTCGGACTTCTCCTCGATCCGCTGGCGGCGATGATGCTGCTCATCGTCTCGCTGGTCGCGCTGCTGGTCCACGTGTTCAGCCTCGGATACATGAACGACGAGGGCGAGACGGGCCTGCCGCGCTACTACGCCGGGCTCGGCCTGTTCACCGCCTCCATGCTCGGGTTCGTCGTCGCCGACAACCTGCTGATGGCGTTCATGTTCTTCGAACTCGTCGGCCTCTGTTCGTACCTCCTGATCGGCTTCTGGTTCCGCGAGGAGGGGCCGCCGAGCGCCGCGAAGAAGGCGTTCCTCGTCACCCGCTTCGGTGACTACTTCTTCCTCGTCGGCGTCGTCGCCGTCTTCGCCACCTTCGGCACGGCGAAGTTCGCGGGAGAGGGAGCATTCCCCGTCATCGCGGAGCAGGTACTGGCGGGATCGGCCGACGTGACCACCTTCGGCTTCGCGCCACAGACGTGGTTCACCATCCTCGGCCTCCTCATCCTCGGGGGCGTGATCGGGAAATCCGCCCAGTTCCCGCTGCACACGTGGCTCCCGGACGCGATGGAGGGTCCAACGCCCGTCTCCGCGCTCATCCACGCCGCGACGATGGTGGCGGCCGGCGTCTACCTCGTCGCCCGGATGTACGGCTTCTACGCGCTGTCTCCCACCGCTCTCGGTATCGTCGCCTTGGTCGGGGGGTTCACTGCCCTCTTCGCAGCGACGATGGGCGTCGTCAAGCGGGAGATCAAGCAGGTGCTCGCCTACTCCACCATCTCGCAGTACGGCTACATGATGCTCGGACTGGGCGCGGGCGGCTACGTCGCCGCCACCTTCCACCTGCTCACCCACGCCTTCTTCAAGGCGCTGCTCTTCCTCGGTGCCGGCGCGGTCATCATCGCCATGCACCACGACGAGGACATGTGGAACATGGGCGGGCTCAAAGAGCGGATGCCCGTCACTTACTACACCTTCCTCTCGGGGTCGCTGGCGCTCGCGGGCATCGTTCCCTTCGCCGGCTTCTGGTCGAAAGACGAGGTGCTCTACGAGGCACTGATACACGGACTCGACGGCTCGCCGCTCCTGCTGGCCGGCTACGCGATGGGACTGGTGGCCGTCTTCTTCACCGGCTTCTACACCTTCCGGATGGTCTTTCTCACCTTCCACGGCGAACCCCGTACCGACGTGGCCCGCGACCCCCACGGGGTGCGGTGGAACGTGAAGGCCCCGCTGGTGGTGCTCGGGATTCTGGCCGCGACGGTCGGCTTCGTCAACATGGTCCCGTTGCACGACCTGACGGGGGGCTTCCCGCCGGAGTATCTCCACGACTGGCTCGCCCACGGTGAACTGTCGGCGCTCACGAGCGAACACTACGGCGAGTTGCTCCACGACTACGCGGGCTACTCCGCCGCGGACGTGGCCTCCTACGTCGCTGGCGCGGTGTCGCTCGCCCTCGCGCTTGCGGGCGTCCTCACCGCGCACGTCCTCTACAACGTCGCCGACCCCGACGAGCACACGGCGAAACTCGGCGCGATCAAGACGCTCTGGTACAACAACTACTACCAAGACGAGTACCAGGTCTGGATCGCGGAGTCGGTCGTCCTACCGCTCGCTCGGCTGGCCGACAAGTTCGACCAGGGTGTCATCGACGGGGTCGTCGACCTCGTCTCCAGCGTGAGCCTGTTCGCCGGGAGTCGCATCCGGCGGATTCAGACCGGTGTCGTGACCAACTACGCCGTGCTCCTCACCCTCGGGCTGACGGCGTTACTTGTGGTGTTCGGTGTTCTCGGAGGGTGGTTCGCATGA
- the nuoK gene encoding NADH-quinone oxidoreductase subunit NuoK, translating to MVPVQWYLLLAAAVFCIGLFGILTRSNALLFLMSVELMLNAANINLVAFSAYWGNVTGQTFGLFTMALAAAEVAVGIGIILVLYRNFGDVDVTLAKGMRW from the coding sequence ATGGTCCCGGTCCAGTGGTACCTGCTGCTGGCGGCGGCCGTCTTCTGCATCGGCCTGTTCGGGATCCTCACACGGTCGAACGCGCTGCTGTTCCTGATGTCGGTCGAACTCATGCTGAACGCGGCCAACATCAACCTCGTCGCCTTCTCGGCGTACTGGGGGAACGTCACCGGCCAGACGTTCGGCCTGTTCACGATGGCGCTCGCCGCCGCGGAGGTCGCGGTCGGCATCGGCATCATCCTCGTCCTGTATCGCAACTTCGGCGACGTGGACGTGACGCTGGCCAAGGGGATGAGGTGGTAA
- a CDS encoding proton-conducting membrane transporter translates to MTTKPELNTEGSFLPGLAAVALFVVMAVAILRASFGDPQGFAPDAGITASIGYAMFDLDMGSVPGEGFLVALIVVAVALDAALDGSLLLAKREEDGSPVALLADGGRQVRDRLRGGDADDEGGDA, encoded by the coding sequence ATGACAACGAAACCGGAACTGAACACCGAGGGGAGCTTCCTCCCCGGACTGGCGGCCGTCGCGCTGTTCGTCGTGATGGCGGTGGCGATCCTTCGGGCCTCCTTTGGCGACCCACAGGGGTTCGCCCCCGACGCGGGGATCACCGCGAGCATCGGCTACGCGATGTTCGACCTCGACATGGGGTCGGTCCCCGGCGAGGGCTTCCTCGTCGCGCTCATCGTCGTCGCCGTCGCTCTCGACGCCGCACTCGACGGCTCGCTCCTCCTGGCGAAACGCGAGGAGGACGGGAGTCCGGTGGCGCTGCTGGCCGACGGCGGCCGGCAGGTTCGCGACCGACTTCGCGGCGGCGACGCCGACGACGAGGGAGGTGACGCCTGA
- a CDS encoding NADH-quinone oxidoreductase subunit J, protein MVYETIAFVLFALVTVGCSLGVVLVRDVWHSALLLGGALLSVAVHYVMLQAEFLAAMQVLVYVGGVLILITFAVMLTKSTAESEVSGA, encoded by the coding sequence ATGGTGTATGAAACGATCGCGTTCGTGCTGTTCGCCCTCGTGACAGTGGGGTGCAGCCTGGGCGTCGTCCTCGTCAGGGACGTGTGGCACTCCGCACTCCTGCTGGGCGGCGCCCTGTTGAGCGTCGCGGTGCACTACGTGATGCTGCAGGCGGAGTTTCTGGCCGCCATGCAGGTCCTCGTCTACGTGGGCGGGGTGTTGATCCTCATCACGTTCGCCGTGATGCTCACGAAATCGACAGCCGAATCGGAGGTGAGCGGGGCATGA
- a CDS encoding NuoI/complex I 23 kDa subunit family protein: MIGILKGMAVTMKHALDGKTFTVEYPDVAPEVSPRFRGVHKFSQERCIWCRQCENVCPNDTIQIVQDDQRNGEQYNLHIGQCIYCRLCEEVCPVDAILLTQNFEFTADTKDDFVYNKEQLKNVPWYKGIDPLESRNPDRGAWIGEGDGEIDYQ, from the coding sequence ATGATTGGAATCCTGAAAGGCATGGCGGTGACGATGAAACACGCGCTGGACGGCAAGACGTTCACGGTCGAGTACCCGGACGTCGCACCGGAGGTCAGCCCGCGGTTCCGCGGCGTCCACAAGTTCAGCCAGGAGCGCTGCATCTGGTGTCGGCAGTGCGAGAACGTCTGTCCGAACGACACGATCCAGATCGTGCAGGACGACCAGCGCAACGGCGAACAGTACAACCTCCACATCGGCCAGTGTATCTACTGCCGACTCTGCGAGGAGGTGTGTCCGGTGGACGCCATCCTGCTGACACAGAACTTCGAGTTCACCGCCGACACGAAAGACGACTTCGTCTACAACAAAGAGCAGTTGAAGAACGTCCCGTGGTACAAAGGGATCGATCCGCTCGAATCCCGCAACCCGGACCGTGGCGCGTGGATCGGCGAGGGTGACGGGGAGATCGATTATCAGTAG
- a CDS encoding complex I subunit 1/NuoH family protein: MDGVLLQSGTTTSTGTANASAAGSVTTLPETISGALGLSGTLGDVVGGLIGAFVVANIMLGMTAVAGPWAKRKITAAFTDRIAVNRIGPFGLLIIVADAVRLLSKELIVPDGVDRPAWDLAPIVLPFSALLGFAVIPLGSGLQLADPETGIVFAFAAASIASIGLVMAGYASNNKYSLLGALRSIAQNLAYEIPLVVTAASVILFAGTLQTSQIVAAQSETLVTIAGVSIPGWYAFVNPFGFVLFVAANLAEIGRNPFDIPEAPTEIVAGYQTEYSSVYFVLFYLGEFIHIFLGGALIAVLFLGGPAGPVLPGFVWMVIKMWAFFLFTQWARSAVPRVRIDQLIEMGWKGMLVLSFANLVLTAVIVGVIA; this comes from the coding sequence ATGGACGGGGTCCTCCTCCAGTCGGGGACGACCACCTCGACGGGGACCGCGAACGCGAGCGCGGCCGGCTCGGTGACGACGCTCCCGGAGACCATCTCCGGGGCACTCGGACTGAGCGGGACGCTCGGCGACGTCGTCGGCGGCCTGATCGGTGCGTTCGTCGTCGCCAACATCATGCTCGGCATGACGGCGGTCGCCGGACCGTGGGCCAAACGGAAGATCACGGCCGCGTTCACCGACCGCATCGCAGTCAACCGGATCGGACCCTTCGGCCTGCTCATCATCGTGGCCGACGCGGTGCGCCTGCTGTCGAAGGAACTGATCGTTCCCGACGGCGTCGACCGCCCGGCGTGGGACCTCGCACCGATCGTCCTGCCGTTCTCGGCGCTGCTCGGCTTCGCGGTCATCCCACTGGGGAGCGGCCTCCAGTTGGCCGACCCCGAGACCGGTATCGTCTTCGCGTTCGCGGCCGCCTCCATCGCGTCGATCGGTCTCGTGATGGCCGGCTACGCCTCGAACAACAAGTACTCGCTGTTGGGGGCGCTGCGATCGATCGCCCAGAACCTCGCCTACGAGATCCCGTTGGTCGTCACGGCGGCGTCGGTGATCCTCTTCGCCGGAACCCTCCAGACCAGTCAAATCGTTGCCGCACAGTCGGAGACGCTGGTGACGATCGCCGGGGTGTCGATCCCCGGCTGGTACGCCTTCGTCAACCCGTTCGGGTTCGTCCTGTTCGTGGCGGCGAACCTGGCCGAGATCGGTCGGAACCCGTTCGACATCCCCGAGGCGCCGACCGAAATCGTCGCCGGCTACCAGACCGAGTACTCCAGCGTCTACTTCGTGCTGTTCTACTTGGGTGAGTTCATCCACATCTTCCTCGGCGGCGCGCTGATCGCCGTCCTCTTCCTGGGCGGCCCGGCGGGACCGGTCCTGCCCGGGTTCGTCTGGATGGTCATCAAGATGTGGGCGTTCTTCCTGTTCACGCAGTGGGCCCGCTCGGCGGTCCCGCGCGTGCGTATCGACCAGTTGATCGAGATGGGCTGGAAGGGGATGCTCGTGCTCTCCTTCGCCAACCTGGTGCTCACGGCAGTGATAGTGGGAGTGATCGCGTAA
- a CDS encoding NADH-quinone oxidoreductase subunit D, protein MSLEESQPDTVDAEAATAEDIEALLGDSVLDRDDHLNAPGFVVRPDEVQDVLFALRDEAGYDHLSCVTAQEYEDRYESIYHLKKYDDPTDEVSVVVPTPTDDPVSQSAEPVYRTADWHEREAYDLVGVEYDDHPDLRRILLPETWQGHPLSRDYDQDRPQIVPLREHANPLQEDHAGDGDTMFLNIGPHHPATHGVLHLKTVLDGEQVVDVESDIGYLHRCEEQICQQGTYRYQIMPYPDRWDYISAGLLNEWAYARVAEDLADIEVPEYAQVIRTMGAELCRIAAHMLAVGTFALDVYGDFTAIFMYSVRDREKVQNILEELTGQRLMFNYFRLGGVVWDLPEPREDFFEMIRDFLDDLPEALEEYHDMISANEILQVRTVDTGVLPPEVAKSYGATGPVARGSGIDYDLRRDDPYGYYDELDWDVVTEDGCDNYSRLLVRLREVEESAKIIEQCVDLLEDWPEEERTIQSNVPRTIRPDDDTEVYRAVEGAKGELGIYVRADGTEKPARFKIRSPCFSNLQTLPEMSNGEYIPDLIASLGSLDIVLGEVDR, encoded by the coding sequence ATGAGTCTCGAGGAGTCCCAGCCCGACACCGTCGACGCCGAGGCGGCGACGGCCGAGGACATCGAAGCGCTGCTGGGCGACTCGGTCCTCGACCGGGACGACCACCTCAACGCGCCGGGGTTCGTGGTCCGGCCGGACGAGGTACAGGACGTACTCTTCGCACTCCGCGACGAGGCGGGGTACGACCATCTCTCCTGTGTCACCGCACAGGAGTACGAGGACCGCTACGAGTCGATCTACCACCTCAAGAAGTACGACGATCCGACCGACGAGGTGAGCGTCGTCGTCCCGACGCCGACCGACGATCCGGTGAGCCAGTCCGCGGAACCGGTCTACCGCACCGCCGACTGGCACGAACGCGAGGCCTACGACCTCGTCGGCGTCGAGTACGACGACCACCCCGACCTGCGTCGCATCCTCCTCCCCGAGACGTGGCAGGGCCACCCGCTCTCCCGGGACTACGATCAGGACCGTCCACAGATCGTCCCGCTCCGCGAACACGCCAACCCGCTTCAGGAGGATCACGCCGGCGACGGGGACACGATGTTCCTCAACATCGGCCCCCACCACCCCGCCACGCACGGCGTCCTCCACCTCAAGACCGTCCTCGACGGGGAGCAGGTCGTCGACGTCGAGTCGGACATCGGCTACCTCCACCGCTGCGAGGAGCAGATCTGTCAGCAGGGCACCTACCGCTACCAGATCATGCCCTACCCGGACCGCTGGGACTACATCTCGGCGGGGCTGCTCAACGAGTGGGCGTACGCCCGCGTCGCGGAGGACCTCGCCGATATCGAGGTGCCCGAGTACGCACAGGTCATCCGGACGATGGGCGCGGAACTCTGTCGCATCGCTGCCCACATGCTCGCGGTCGGCACCTTCGCCCTCGACGTGTACGGCGACTTCACCGCCATCTTCATGTACTCCGTCCGGGACCGCGAGAAGGTCCAGAACATCCTCGAAGAGCTGACGGGCCAGCGGCTGATGTTCAACTACTTCCGGCTCGGTGGGGTCGTCTGGGACCTGCCCGAACCCCGCGAGGACTTCTTCGAGATGATCCGGGACTTCCTTGACGACCTGCCCGAGGCTCTCGAGGAGTACCACGACATGATCTCGGCCAACGAGATTCTGCAGGTCCGCACCGTCGATACCGGTGTCTTGCCCCCGGAGGTCGCCAAGAGTTACGGGGCCACGGGACCGGTCGCCCGCGGCTCGGGCATCGACTACGACCTGCGCCGCGACGACCCCTACGGCTACTACGACGAACTCGACTGGGACGTCGTCACCGAGGACGGTTGTGACAACTACAGCCGCCTGCTCGTCCGTCTCCGCGAGGTCGAGGAGTCGGCGAAGATCATCGAGCAGTGTGTCGACCTCCTCGAGGACTGGCCCGAGGAGGAGCGTACGATCCAGTCGAACGTCCCGCGGACGATCCGTCCCGACGACGACACGGAGGTCTACCGCGCAGTCGAGGGGGCGAAAGGCGAACTCGGCATCTACGTGCGCGCCGACGGGACGGAGAAGCCGGCCCGGTTCAAGATCCGGAGTCCCTGCTTCTCGAACCTCCAGACGCTCCCGGAGATGTCCAACGGTGAGTATATCCCCGACCTGATCGCGTCGCTCGGAAGCCTCGACATCGTGCTCGGCGAGGTGGATCGCTGA
- a CDS encoding NADH-quinone oxidoreductase subunit B: MSSEKGRFVTDTSRVGSDTRDARIGASGTDNRFNSKLREAFGSSPFILTKFDRFMEWVRGSSMFMLQFGIACCSIEMMHTYAVKHDLDRFGAGVPRASPRQADVIIVPGTIVSKFAPRMKRVYDQMPEPKFVVGMGSCTISGGPFQEGYNVVKGAEEVIPVDIHVPGCPPRPEALVYGVAKLQERIANGESSPVTVKPYELEQFSDLEQDEVVDKLAEEIDEDDLVMRYNWGDSP; the protein is encoded by the coding sequence ATGAGTAGCGAAAAAGGACGATTCGTCACCGACACGAGTCGAGTGGGGAGCGACACACGCGACGCCCGGATCGGGGCGTCGGGAACCGACAACCGGTTCAACTCGAAGCTTCGGGAGGCGTTCGGCTCGTCGCCGTTCATCCTCACCAAGTTCGACCGGTTCATGGAGTGGGTCCGTGGCTCCTCGATGTTCATGCTACAGTTCGGTATCGCCTGCTGTAGCATCGAAATGATGCACACCTACGCGGTGAAACACGACCTCGACCGGTTCGGGGCCGGCGTGCCGCGGGCGTCGCCGCGACAGGCCGACGTGATCATCGTGCCGGGGACCATCGTCTCCAAGTTTGCCCCTCGGATGAAGCGCGTCTACGACCAGATGCCCGAACCCAAGTTCGTCGTCGGCATGGGGTCGTGTACCATCTCTGGCGGGCCGTTCCAGGAGGGGTACAACGTCGTCAAAGGGGCCGAGGAGGTCATCCCGGTCGACATCCACGTGCCGGGCTGTCCGCCCCGGCCGGAGGCGCTGGTCTACGGCGTCGCCAAACTGCAAGAACGGATCGCGAACGGAGAGAGTTCGCCGGTGACGGTCAAGCCGTACGAACTCGAACAGTTCAGCGACCTCGAACAGGACGAGGTCGTCGACAAACTCGCCGAGGAGATCGACGAGGACGACCTGGTCATGCGCTACAACTGGGGCGATTCGCCATGA
- a CDS encoding NADH-quinone oxidoreductase subunit A — MNQWIAIGALGLMGVGIPLMMMMVSALLRPSVPEQGKTVVYESGEVPTGTAHVQFNIQYYMVALLFVVFDVETVLIFPWTLIYRSALANGATLTEVLAPMLVFIGILVVGLAWAWRNGAVEWVKSPRASRRKTERQS, encoded by the coding sequence ATGAATCAGTGGATAGCAATCGGTGCGCTCGGGCTGATGGGCGTCGGCATCCCTCTCATGATGATGATGGTGTCGGCGCTCCTCCGGCCGAGCGTTCCCGAACAGGGAAAGACCGTCGTGTACGAGAGCGGCGAGGTGCCGACGGGGACGGCACACGTACAGTTCAACATCCAGTACTACATGGTCGCGTTGCTGTTCGTCGTCTTCGACGTCGAGACCGTCCTGATCTTCCCGTGGACGTTGATCTATCGGTCGGCGCTGGCGAACGGCGCGACGCTCACGGAGGTTCTCGCACCGATGCTGGTGTTCATCGGCATCCTCGTCGTCGGCCTCGCGTGGGCGTGGCGTAACGGGGCGGTCGAGTGGGTCAAGAGTCCGCGCGCGTCCCGCCGCAAAACGGAGAGACAATCATGA